AAGCGATTCTGCTCGTCCTGGAAGAAAATCGGAGCTGTGAAGTCCGCCTCCTCCGGATTTCGTACTGGGGTGAGAAAGTCGAAGGCAGCCAGGTTGATGTAGTCGAACTGGGGATGCAGTTTGGGGACATCAAAGTACCCTGAAAAAAGGATGAATAAAAGTGGTTGATAAAATAGTTCctactatatatatgtgtatatatataatggaCTTCACTTACACGTGGAGTTCACATTGGGCAGGACTGTCAGAGACAGCATGAGATTGGCAGACCGAAATGCATTCTTCAGGTTTCCCACGAGATCGGTAAACTGCGACTTGTGCTGTTCCGCCAGAGGATCCACAATAAAGTCACCAGTGAAGAGCTTCTTGAAGGACTTCCAGTAAGTTCCCACGGAGCCATGGACTTTTCTGGGCTTATTGCGGGGCAACTGGAATGCGAGATCGAGGCCATCGAATCCATTTCTCTTTACCAAAATCATGCTGCTGTCTATGAAGTTCTGCTGAAAAGTGCGATTCGCCTCCAGAAGCTCCACGTATTTATTGGGGTGGGCCTCATCCACATCGCGATCTCCGCCCACGCTGAGCAGAATTTTCAGTTGGGGATACTTCTGTCGCAGGGCGGTGATTTCCTTGTAGTAGAACATGTCCAGGTCCACATTCAGACTGAATAGCTCCAGGGTTCCGGGCTTCAGGCCCGCATATCCGTAGACCAAATGGGTGCAGAACTGCAGGGCCAAGTCCAGCTCGTTGGTATGCATCTTGGCCAGACCTTGGCGCAAGTACGAGGTGGAGTCATAATAGCAAATCAGATTGCTGGCAGCATGGCTCAGGCTTGTCACACTGAGCAAGCCCAGTATATGAAACAACTGGAATCTCATCTTTT
This sequence is a window from Drosophila teissieri strain GT53w chromosome 2R, Prin_Dtei_1.1, whole genome shotgun sequence. Protein-coding genes within it:
- the LOC122612187 gene encoding chitinase-like protein Idgf1 yields the protein MRFQLFHILGLLSVTSLSHAASNLICYYDSTSYLRQGLAKMHTNELDLALQFCTHLVYGYAGLKPGTLELFSLNVDLDMFYYKEITALRQKYPQLKILLSVGGDRDVDEAHPNKYVELLEANRTFQQNFIDSSMILVKRNGFDGLDLAFQLPRNKPRKVHGSVGTYWKSFKKLFTGDFIVDPLAEQHKSQFTDLVGNLKNAFRSANLMLSLTVLPNVNSTWYFDVPKLHPQFDYINLAAFDFLTPVRNPEEADFTAPIFFQDEQNRLPHLNVEFQVNYWLQNHCPGQKLNLGIASYGRAWKLSKGSGLSGAPIVQETCGAAPGGIQIQSADGLLSWPEICSKLSQNASAQYRGETAPFRKVTDLTQKYGNYALRPADDNGDFGVWLSFDDPDFAGIKAAYAKGKGLGGVALFDLSYDDFRGLCTGQQFPIVRSIKYFMG